In Chiloscyllium plagiosum isolate BGI_BamShark_2017 chromosome 30, ASM401019v2, whole genome shotgun sequence, a genomic segment contains:
- the LOC122564676 gene encoding protein FAM163B-like — MTAGTVVITGGILATVILLCIIIVLCYCRLQYYCCKREEWDGDEEEPDFAVHSRLPTAYYNYNAGNGLNFSSIAYPQDYSHPRALCFQCKPQFHVHQLEEIQNGGESVSYNTISEEELEMLTSPEELPMSRAKLTREAFSRSRSISTDV, encoded by the exons ATGACAGCCGGGACTGTGGTGATTACAGGTGGAATATTGGCTACGGTTATCCTGCTCTGTATAATCATTGTGTTGTGTTATTGCCGCCTGCAG tATTATTGCTGCAAGAGGGAGGAatgggatggagatgaggaggaaccagATTTTGCCGTGCACTCCCGTCTGCCAACTGCTTACTACAACTACAATGCCGGAAATGGACTTAACTTCAGTTCTATAGCCTATCCCCAGGATTACTCTCACCCCAGAGCTCTCTGCTTCCAGTGCAAGCCCCAGTTCCATGTCCATCAGCTTGAAGAGATTCAGAATGGGGGTGAAAGTGTGAGTTATAACACAATCAGTGAGGAGGAATTAGAAATGTTGACAAGTCCCGAGGAGCTGCCCATGAGCAGGGCAAAGCTCACAAGAGAGGCTTTTAGCAGAAGTCGAAGTATCAGCACTGATGTGTGA